A genomic window from Candidatus Nitrospira nitrificans includes:
- a CDS encoding glycosyltransferase — protein sequence MREPGTLDLKNNMESLHVMIVSNHFEAKKHSPFMGIFVDRQNASLKRAGVRITTFDIGTSHSPIHILSKWLKLRRQVREVAPDLVHGQYGTIVGILTVLAGKPAVISFCGGDLQSGHSVSSLRLLIGFLLSNVAALRADALICKSELLRQALWWRKSRAVVIPSGVDLELFVPGSQDEARKQLGWNHENPVAIVNPGDDPRGKGIDLAQAAMKFVREHLPKAELHVLSKVEPRQMPLYYRAADVLLCASVAEGSPNVVKEALACNLPVVSTSVGDVPERLTGVSPSCIASRDPQEFGEAIVNILLSRQRSNGRERIVPLGLDQVASRILTVYRSVLLGRH from the coding sequence ATGCGGGAACCCGGTACGCTAGACCTCAAAAACAATATGGAATCGCTCCATGTGATGATAGTCTCCAACCACTTTGAGGCAAAGAAACATTCACCTTTCATGGGAATCTTTGTTGATCGTCAAAATGCTTCTCTGAAACGAGCAGGGGTGCGAATAACGACGTTTGATATCGGCACCAGTCACTCACCTATCCATATTCTCTCTAAGTGGTTAAAGTTACGTCGCCAGGTCCGTGAAGTTGCTCCCGATCTTGTTCATGGCCAATATGGAACGATTGTTGGTATTCTGACTGTGCTTGCAGGGAAACCGGCTGTCATTTCGTTTTGTGGAGGGGACTTGCAATCTGGCCACTCTGTCTCTTCACTGCGCTTGCTAATTGGCTTCCTGCTTTCAAACGTCGCCGCGCTTCGTGCTGACGCTTTAATCTGTAAGAGTGAACTACTCCGTCAGGCATTATGGTGGCGAAAAAGCCGAGCGGTTGTCATTCCAAGCGGAGTTGATCTTGAGCTGTTTGTACCGGGATCGCAGGATGAAGCCCGAAAACAGTTGGGATGGAATCATGAGAACCCTGTTGCTATTGTTAATCCCGGAGATGATCCGAGAGGTAAAGGGATCGATTTGGCTCAGGCAGCTATGAAGTTTGTCCGAGAACACCTTCCCAAGGCTGAATTGCACGTGCTTTCAAAGGTAGAACCACGGCAAATGCCCCTGTACTATAGGGCAGCCGATGTATTGTTGTGTGCCAGTGTAGCAGAAGGTTCACCAAATGTAGTCAAGGAAGCTCTCGCCTGCAACTTGCCTGTTGTCTCCACATCGGTTGGTGATGTTCCGGAAAGGCTTACCGGCGTATCACCCTCCTGCATAGCGTCGCGAGATCCGCAGGAGTTTGGAGAGGCCATAGTGAATATTTTATTATCCAGACAAAGGAGTAACGGGCGAGAACGGATTGTGCCCCTTGGTCTCGATCAGGTCGCCAGTCGGATTCTAACCGTTTACCGGTCAGTTCTTCTGGGAAGGCACTAA